The following are encoded together in the Synergistota bacterium genome:
- a CDS encoding winged helix-turn-helix transcriptional regulator, which yields MVKIHYETVAKYFGALSHPLRIQIIEKLMNGDMRLCQLAEDLGVEKGYLSRHINILKKFHLVSSYIKDGKTHYRLECTKSIEVIEKMKDLVEHRYSVVLDSIKSVRGRR from the coding sequence GTGGTTAAAATACACTACGAAACGGTGGCTAAATATTTCGGAGCACTATCACACCCTCTACGCATACAAATCATAGAAAAACTCATGAATGGAGATATGAGGCTATGTCAATTAGCAGAGGATCTCGGCGTTGAGAAGGGATATCTTTCACGGCACATCAATATCTTAAAAAAATTTCATCTCGTATCATCATACATAAAAGACGGAAAAACACATTATAGATTAGAATGCACGAAATCCATCGAGGTTATAGAAAAAATGAAAGATTTAGTAGAGCACAGGTATTCTGTGGTTTTAGATTCAATAAAGTCAGTTAGAGGAAGGAGATGA
- a CDS encoding radical SAM protein: MKPEDVEKALGSPVSRKIFKLITEKRDDGTSLYEDIVKYLKGEQLPLLRKMKILPLVPFLKPAIQIATANDPGKILEILDKEPYTVHAIETVLESIARYGLRKPQIFSAPLLIVWNLTNVCNLKCEHCYQRAAHPLPDELSLEEKKQAIDKLWDAGTSLIAFSGGEPLMAPEAFKIFKYAHDKGFHVSIATNGTLLTPANIEKLIEAGVNYIEVSLDSIHPDIHDAFRGVNGAWKRTTEGIKNAVKLGKGVFTVGLATTVTHINFSEFEDIIKFAFEELGVDKFFAFNFIPVGRGIDMATYDLSPEEREKMMSIMYKYLSKGYNVFTTAPQFGRVCKMGTSNIYVSSHYSAFDGEAGSLAAEYIGGCGVGRAYAAIQPNGDLSPCVFMPQEELKFGNIIKDDLKDVWENSPVLKAVRNRDEFEANCGKCPYRYVCGGCRARAYAYFKNLKAPDPGCLLNKAAWSRIREASILESA; this comes from the coding sequence TTGAAGCCAGAAGATGTGGAAAAGGCTTTAGGGAGTCCGGTATCAAGAAAGATTTTTAAGCTCATAACCGAGAAAAGGGATGATGGTACCAGTCTGTATGAAGACATTGTGAAGTATCTGAAAGGAGAGCAACTTCCCCTACTGAGGAAAATGAAAATTCTTCCCCTCGTTCCTTTTCTTAAACCAGCAATTCAGATCGCTACCGCTAATGACCCCGGTAAAATTCTTGAAATATTGGACAAGGAACCTTATACAGTACACGCGATAGAAACCGTCTTAGAAAGCATAGCGAGATATGGATTAAGGAAACCCCAAATATTCAGCGCCCCTCTACTAATCGTGTGGAACCTGACCAACGTATGTAACCTAAAGTGTGAGCACTGCTATCAGAGAGCAGCTCATCCCCTCCCAGATGAATTAAGCTTGGAAGAAAAGAAGCAAGCGATAGATAAGCTATGGGACGCTGGAACTTCCCTTATCGCATTTTCTGGAGGAGAACCTCTAATGGCACCAGAAGCTTTCAAAATATTCAAATACGCCCACGACAAAGGGTTTCATGTTTCAATAGCTACGAATGGAACGCTTCTTACCCCTGCAAATATAGAAAAACTGATAGAAGCCGGCGTTAATTACATAGAAGTGAGCTTAGACAGTATCCATCCAGATATCCACGACGCCTTTAGAGGCGTAAATGGTGCTTGGAAAAGAACAACAGAAGGTATTAAAAACGCGGTTAAATTGGGTAAAGGAGTTTTTACAGTTGGCCTGGCTACAACGGTTACACATATTAACTTCTCGGAATTCGAAGATATAATAAAGTTCGCATTTGAGGAGCTTGGTGTAGATAAATTTTTCGCGTTTAACTTCATACCCGTAGGCAGAGGCATAGATATGGCAACGTATGACCTTTCCCCAGAAGAAAGAGAAAAAATGATGAGCATAATGTATAAATACCTGAGCAAAGGATACAACGTATTTACCACTGCTCCGCAGTTTGGAAGAGTATGCAAAATGGGTACCAGTAATATATATGTCAGTAGCCATTACAGTGCATTCGATGGTGAAGCTGGCTCCTTAGCCGCCGAATACATAGGTGGATGTGGTGTTGGCAGGGCGTATGCCGCTATCCAACCTAACGGAGATCTTTCCCCTTGTGTCTTTATGCCTCAGGAAGAACTGAAATTCGGGAACATAATAAAAGATGATCTTAAAGATGTATGGGAAAACTCCCCCGTTTTAAAAGCCGTAAGAAACAGGGATGAATTCGAAGCCAATTGTGGTAAGTGCCCCTATAGGTATGTATGTGGAGGATGCAGAGCAAGAGCCTATGCATATTTCAAAAACCTCAAAGCTCCAGATCCAGGATGCTTGCTAAACAAAGCAGCTTGGAGCAGGATAAGAGAAGCTTCCATTTTAGAATCGGCGTAA